One Parasteatoda tepidariorum isolate YZ-2023 chromosome 1, CAS_Ptep_4.0, whole genome shotgun sequence genomic window, TAAGGGGGTGTGTCAGATTTTTGTACTGTAACATGCTgctgtaaaaattgattttacagtaaaaagtaccggcactcagattaccggtactttttacaatGTATCAGTTAACTTtcacaaaattagttttgacaTTTTGTTTTGTGGGATTCCCTGCCATATTGGAATTTTAGGTACCGAGCTGGTTGATTCTGCCTCCTGATCTGCCATTACTTCATTAACACTATCTGTACAATGCTGCGGCCATCGACCTTTCCAATCGGCCATGGCCAGATTCCGTAGTGGGCACCTTAAGTGTTTAAGGTTTCAAAATGGGAAGAAGACTTTCCAACCTTGTTCCTGCTCACAACCTGCTAGTCCTGATCACCTTCTTTTTTGCCTTGGCGCTTCCTTTAAGCAGCTGCTGGTTGATAGAGACTTTCTGCACACATATGGGGAACTGACGCGACGGGGCCTTCTGGACCTGGTCTAGGCTTTCCTTCACCAGGGGATgtgtaacaacaacaacaacacactACCTGTACCCTTTACTAACACGAGGAATTATTTATACTAATATTATGGCCGATTCTTTATGGTAGCAGCATATGGTATGGTGTTCTTATGGTTCTTTATGGAGACCtccaaaatgaaaatatattacatgttgttaaatttattttatgaccttGGCCTGTGCTGTGTCAAATTCACCCGTATACGTACATGGCATACACAGttgatttatcattatttacttttaaaggaACCTCTTCTCTAATTCAATACTTGTAGCGTTTTACTATCATATTTCAATTATGCTGGGAAGCATTgatttcgattaaattttgCATCGAAAGCAATGCAAAGAGTGGATTTTGGTTGTCgaagagaaacatttttctaaCTAGTTAACtggattttaagaattttaatcccACTTTGATAAACATTCCTTAAATTGAGATACCATTTTATATCCacacttaaatattaagttgCAATTAAGTGtgcattttttacttcattgaattaaaaatatatattataatggataaaaagaactcaaaataaaatattcaaataaattataaaaatgtatcagtgatatttgtgaaattttaagcGAGATTGcgaatatatagtttaaaaaattacaattataaaaattcaatgtttttaaatgataaatcagaatttactttttattaggaaaatatTATCAGCATTAAAGATTAAAGAATAGATAGTGTAGAGGAACTTTCCaaattatgaaatgtttcaatatttaccACGTATTTTGGTTGATACTTCAAAGATCTTGTATCTGTTAAATCGTGATGTATTCGCACACACGCCATATTTCtcctaaaagtaaaaatataaattttgtatgaaatacaaaatgaatataatatataaagtgATTGAAGTGATttgtttaatgattttgtttgtttgaatgagtgaattagtttttttatttgtcgaATTAGTTGGCAGAACAAATATACGATATTCGatattcaaaaaaacatttgtaagaaaaagaaaacttctccccctttttgagtaaaaacattttgtatttgcCATGCATTGCGGATAGGCAAAATGAAAGTTCAAAAGATTTGTAAAGCGTTAAAAAGAGATAATAATctgaatgtttaataaatttagcatttagCACGACGGTCTACGATCGTCCAAATGTTAGGCgcggtattttattttataaccgccgttgaactgCGGACTCAATTTTCGAgtttacgtctactaatgttaaactccgtagccttgtaattttgaacaaaatccgGAAGACTAGAGAACTCCTGGCTtaagtattgaaagaaatttaccttcgtggacgACTTTTTCATGAAACTAACCTACATTTGAagtttcatggagaggaaaaccatgaaaacttctaacggttagcctggcggcaaagggacgacgatccgtctaccactgaggatgctttacgtcagcactgtggtctgtgcgagccgggtgcggaattagtatcaatcagccatcgctgggactCGTACCCGGTGCACCTCCTTGGAACgtgaacgctttatcccctgagtcacTACGGTTCCAGGCACTGTATTGCCTTTTCCAGCTCTTGTGCCAGAAACTTACAAACAATTAATTAGCAAGACAGGCTACGTTTCCAGAAGAATACTTTCATAGATCATTATAAACTCAAAACTGAATAgacaacgacggttataaaataaaatgttgaaccataataattttactttaaaccacactgtaaaaaattctggagaaaaatacagtaaaaatttttgtcacCTTAAGCTTtggtacattttaccgtaaagtttTATGGAATAGAAAATATgatgtattgtaatttttacagtaatatttactgtaaaatccctGAATGGTACtttactttgtaattttatccggtattttttacagtgcatagtatcgtgcaaaatttttgaaactgaaaatataCTTAGTTCTAACCACATTAAGCTGCAAACAACTTTCAGAAGAAATAATTTGCATGGCACTACTTAGCACTATTTGAAGTTTGCTGCAGAATTTGCATGGAAATATGCACACAATAAGCTCCAAAGTCTTAACAGTATAGGAATATGTTATAGTCTAATTGCGAAAACCACGAGGCAGTTGCACAAATCGATACGTGTCTATcatgttttcataatttgtcTTTTCAGAAAGGCAAAGgtgtttttgttgtttataaGTCACTTGCCAAATACCGTCAAGCCTGTTTTGTAAAACTAAGTGAATCTAAGGCAGAGAGcgctgtttttgttttttagtggcgccatctatggccaacaATACGTCTGCAGCTACGCACATGTTACAGCCCATTTTTTAAAGGAGGACCCTCtaattcatacatccattcattcatccacaaatcgtCATTGAACCAGAAAATGGtctatctccaattcagtacccccagaggtattgagtTATTATGGGGAAATGGAGGATGTtgtgacctgacagatttaacgtgtacctGTCACTATTTACTGCACGAAGATCTTCGGTCGTAGGGGATTAAACTCATaacctcttggacatggtcCCAATTTCTTACCAACCAGGCAAGTGTTTTTTAATGCACTTATACTGCAATTAGTCCTGTAATTTGCGTAATTAGATTATATCGCTATATTTCGAAATATTCTagtgtatttttaactttatatattttttggtataaataaataagtactaCTCGCATAGGTGCGTCTTATGAAGAGACCACTTTTTGTGGCCAGGTTGAAGTAGTTGAGAGTTGCGTAGTTGGTCAGTTTGAGTAGATTTTGTGGTTGATTGAAGTAGTTgagatgtttttcttttcttttacaggcagattaaataaatctgttgtaattttttaaattatttttgtagctgaaataacagttattaatgtaaaaatatcaatattatgcTTCAAATCGACGACAACGAAAATATGCCtttaatatatgaattaaacatgctttaatttatttatgtttccttaaaaaaacttactttatttcttCAGTAGTCTCGAAAACATTACCGAGACCCatattatcataaaaagaaGCATcctatgattgaaaaaaatttaattatgaaacagctcttaagaaattatatttttgagtgaATTAAAGGTATTTCATTACCTCAGGTAATGGCTCTTTATCAGTGTTGATATAATTGAATTCCACTTTCCTTAAatatcaaagaattaaaattattttgctatacATTCCAAAtcagaataataatttcaaaatttagtttctaatataacagaaaataatgtattgtgtagttaaatatttttcgaataattatagatacattttaaatatttattaattaatttaatataattaatttattatattaacaaatttactTGCACCCTATTGGACACTCAGCATTGCAAGCTTTAAATACTTCATCTTCAAAGACACCGAGACagtacactgttaaaaaataattaaattatattaaaaacttagtaGAAGaagagatattttgaaaattaaaaaattattaggctTAAGAACATGTAATACATGGAATAGGGCAATTCCTCAGTTTTATTCTGCACTATACTGTAaagaatttctgttaaaaagcataataattcTGTACTTTTCAACAGAAAATTCCTGTTCTTTAAAACtacagatatttttagttaaacttCATCGTAATATGTCAAAGAAGgcattttttctattaacaaataaaatccgTAACCAATGATACAGATTATATCTGTTGGATAccgtttttttcataataattctgtacttttctacagaaatttccTGTTCTTTAAAActacagatattttttgttaaactacATCGtaatatgtcaaaaaatacatttttttactgttaacaaataaaatccATAACCACTGATACAGATTATATCTGTTGGATACCGTTTTTTTCAGctctaaatatgaaaaacttcGGTATCAAAGCAACAACAAATTATTTGTATAGTCGTTAAAGCGATGTCCTCATACCAGGAATGTATGAGTCATGCTTCGAAGCGTTTGAACttaaggatgaaaaaaaaataaataaaaattctctgaCGCGATTTCAAACATGATAGCTTTTGAAACCTAAAAAATCACGCAAAAAATGtgataattgaaaaaactattcaaaactaTTCAACTAGAGGGTATACAGCTATAGCTTTTTTCtggtcaaattaattttttttataccttaaaagTTATTTGTACACTTACTTTGAGAGTTAAACTCACATGGTTGACCCCCGTACATTAAGGATAATCTTCGATATGAACAACCACATTGTTTTTCTGTCTGGTTCTTAAAACATTCTAAGAGACAGTTCTAAacaaaaagaagataaattttgattttataaagaaatggtTTCGAATGAGCGTGAACTTTAATTAACTAAActatttactacttttaaactaattatttttgtaatacgATATAGCTTGGTAAATACTCCAGTTATTAATGTCAGCAATTGTCTTTAAATTTGATTCGCTAATAGGGgaaaaatgactttaatttcaaatcgattcaacattttaacaatttaaggACTGATTCTAGAATAATAAGgcaagacaaatttaaaaatttttaattagagattttattgaaatgaataaataatttaccatTGATAGAATCAATGATATTAGAACGAAATCCCTAATCAACAGAGATAGATTTAAGgtttaaaacttcttaattaaagattatattttagaatattcctTTGGCTACCCATCTTTTTTCTCTGTTGAAAAACTTACTTGTAATTTTCTTTGCATCTCTGTGTTTCTCTCTTTCATTTTGAGTTtcgatatttaagaaaattccaattttattagtaaatacgTGAAGTGAAAATAAACACACCTTTTGGCTCATTTTAGCTCCTGTTCGGATTTCtctttcttttgaataattgcGGCATCTTGTTTGGTAAGGGCTCTCGAGTAGATAAGTTGTTACctgcaataaatatatttaacttgatTTGttatcttagttttatttttaagcaaaatgcctatttttaatcttatttaagaTGTGTATTGCTGCTAAAATTCAAAAGcagttaatattttcattacctATCTAAACTGCAAATTATCTAAGGTAATCCGTTAAAGTGCGGAAGACGAGTGGAAGAAATTAACACTAGCCGTCACACAAGGACTTGTGGAAAGTATGCACCGGTGGGTTCACGCTGTAATTGCCTCTCGTTGAGGCTCTACCAACTATTGACTATGAATAAAgtttgcttttcttttcaatcacacGTGTCGCAATGcaatacttattggtagatagtgtatAAGACCATTTGTTTTTCTAAAGCACATAAAGTAAGGGTTAAGGTTCAAACGTTAAGAGACAGCAGTTTCAATATTTGAGAGATTTTGCATAAAGGGTGTCTTACGTGAACCGTAACTCAGATCTACTACGCATTTTTTACTCCTCATTGACCTTGCGATTAAGTGGGAAATTTTCGCGCATGAGGTGTGAAGCTCTAATAGCGTTAACGTTAGAATGACGGAGAACAGCAACTCTTGTCAAAATCTTGCTATTCTCATATAAAGAATGACTTTCGCCAGAAAACAGCATTCATTCGATGGTTTTTGTTGTTTCATCCCATAAGCAGTACACTGATTTTGGTATCAGTCCTTTCCATACACTGTAATATTATTAGATTCATTACATGTAAACCACATTGTCTTGAACAAAGTAGGTAAAAAAAGGCgaactaataattttgttttataacctcAAAAAATAACGACATGGAGCTTTCCTTAAcctatacataatttattttcgcaTATGTAGAGTGGTACCACATATTAGTTATGATTATCTCAcatatttatgcaaatacaATACAGCCATTATTGTTATTTCTCTTACCAACAgagattataatttatttcttgatctttataagcaaaatcaaaatttaaaccttttgaATGCTGTATGAATAAAAGGCTCCTGCTTCTAAACTGGCAGCATCTTGAGTAGGGTTAGGAATAATGTCATTGTCATGCATGACCATTCGTATGTAGCCAGCTGGGGGACCTGTCATGTTACTGTAGTTATCTACATCAATATTTAGGCAAATAACTAACTCTGCAACAAACAGATAATACTTtacaaaaaatggattttttttggaataaaatatcgaaaatgcAGTTGCACAATTAAGTTTCTCGAAttattgacttcaaaattttttcacgaTATCTATATCCTATTCACAGAATCCCAGTAAATTGACTGACtgattgcaaaattaaaaatctcgtaaataaaaaataatggagaAATAAAGCAAACGGTAATACGTAATggctttaaaaatgttgaatggaaattatgaaattcagtTATAAAAACTGCCAACAGATAGCGCTGCAAGCGATTGATGATCAGAGCGATCAGTTTTAGCTCGAAAACGTAAAAGGAGGTTATCGTACCGGGAATAGGAGGTTTAAATCATGTATTTCAATGAGCTGGTACTGAAATATCACAGGTTGGATTATAGTCCTATgacatttttattcctttcaagAACACTGTATAGAGAACAGCGTCATCTCCTGGCAACTTTTGTAActcaatcataaaatttgttcataaaaGGTTTACAGCTTTCATAATAGACATATCGATTGTTCCATTTTTTATCGCACTTTGTTTCagaggttttaaatttttaaatcagtcaGTCCACCGCTGGGTATCATGTTGAGGACTGATGATAACAGCAACTATCTACTTACATAGATAAGATAATTGTTCTTCATCTTgtataatagatatttttaacacatgatactaaaagtttaagaaattgcttttataactgAATTCAtccactgaaaataaataactacttttctaaataaatgttactcTCTAAGTTCATAACATACCTGAAGATTTTCCTGTGATAGGATTAAAAAGAACTGCAGATTTTATACTCCATTGTTCTCCCCAACGAGCATTAAATGTAAAACAGTTCGTAAACTCATAATCATAAAACTGAGCAAATCtgcaagcataaaaaataagtgaGCATTACTTTAATACaatctttcgaaaattttaataataatttttactgttaaatgaaataattagggAAACAAATAATGATCAATGtatcttaattataataaaacttcaaaacttattacgttttaaaaatgcatgatttcgtaaaaataataataacaattactcaatttttataaatctgaaTGATTGCAACAAAAAATGCGACCATTCTTCAATTGTGTAACATACATTGCCTCTAACTGCAAGCATTTGTTTAGATTGACAGATCACATGTTGTGCCTCTCTTGCTGTCCAttggatgtttttttaaaggttttattaccattttaagTAAAAGGAGAAATGTGGGTTGCGAACTAATTCCTAAAGATAAATTAGCCCTAATACTTGGCCAATGAATTTTCCTGCTTTAAGAATTGGTTTAAAGTAACAAATTGATTATTAAGAGTTAGTCATCTTCTATATGTATCGAAGGTTCCAcgatggtaaaattaccgtactgtatggtaatggcattttTCTGGTAACTTTGTCTGGtaacaaaaccaaaataaactgtttttaaaccatttggtaatttttccgttcctATTGCAACGGTTTagcgaaaattctggttttcaaaattatagttcttattactacacatttagtaaaaaatacaaaactgaaaagtaaatttaatcgaataaatggtttttaagccattttctaaggtatcatgataaaatcaccaaattttattcttttaaacaaattttattgcatattatacaaaattttgttgttgttagttttaccaaaatcatcaccaaagtgctgcggtaaaaattactgaattttttggtgttcccatagagccacaAACTCGGAGTAATACCACGTTCAGTGTggtattaaacaaattaaagctattttctttaattgtcaAAGTTTCggttaataatacatttaatttcataaatatttcatacctCACTTTATTTACagtgcaaaatattaatttaaaataaaagtggtaCATACAATCATACAACTTACGGTTCAGTTAATACTATTTCAGCGAATTCGGCATAAAGAACGAAGTCTTCAAACTGGTTTCctaatttgattcttttttctttgctcAACTTATCATACTCATCAGCTTGTCGTTGTCGAACatcctttaatttataatttatatattatttataagtaactattaaaatgtatcgagaaatttcaaatttttctcaaaattaaattattcatttgggTTTTTAGGGCCCAAGcaaaggattttaaattattagccagtaaatagccaaatatcaaaagtatccGCAAATGTTCGAAAGTCTTCGCCAAATGcaagtcttaaaatttttttatgatttttttttttttttcgtagaaaactattttacggtagtttgtttctggtttttacattatttggaCCTAATTTTAATTGGTTATGCGGAGCATCTaccaaaaattactgtaatcttaaaaaatgctgatttgtttaaaaaaaattcatttcgacGTAAATTTGAGGATCAAGTTGTATATTTTTCGTTGCagtgtaaaaaaatcattcggCAATATTTTTGcccaaacataattttattcgccaaatttacgattttatcacATTTGACGAGGTGGCGAATGTATAGCGTAGGCCCTGGGTTCCTATGTCGTCGacagaataaaacatataaaatggtAATAAGTAGGTAAATAGTTCGAAGAATACATAATCGACAAGCTTGTGAACTCACGACATATTGGACTCACATATTTATGACATCATAGCACAAAGTGGCTGACCAAGAGTTCGACGCGGTATTGCCTGTTTTGGCTATTGCGCTTggtgacaaaaattaatttatcaagcaaAGTGATCTAACGTATTTAGAAAAGCAGCAAGTATGAATTTGAGtatctcaggggatagagattTCTACTTCTAATGATGAGATTAACCGGGTTAGAACAAATTCCACAATGaatggtcaatacgaattccacaccccgctcaaatattctcagtgatagatggatcatggattagagtcctcttgccgtcaggcttataatgggaggttttcgtggttttcctctccatgtccGGGaattttcttgtgaattttcaagcagtggaaaaaaatttcgtaaggAATTTTCTCCCACTGCTCGACACAGGAGTTGCCTTGTTTTtctgattgggttcaaaattacaaggcagagttgagcattagtaggggaagtaaacccaaaattgggtcgactgttcaacgacggtataTAAAGTATGAATCGGagagccgcggtggctcaggggatagagtgcgcTCCAATAACACAGAATCACTAAGCATGAAAACAAAGTTTGTTCAATGATCAAAGTAAAAACTCGTAGAATtccaatgaaataaaagaatttttattttttaacacatgaATTGCTTCCGtaaagttttgttaatattgatcAGGGGCTAACTGCCGTGTGAGTCTCACTTGGCAACTATCAAACAGCATAGTTATATTCCTTGGCTACTGCA contains:
- the LOC107450957 gene encoding amiloride-sensitive sodium channel subunit gamma, with the protein product MTFENKNSERRVHPDQISPASHTSTNSFWKEDDQLLQRMSKRKNQKKNCFNITANNWKYCIYIVGSISILGGFLYQSLSFLFMFYEYPSNVEYYVSNDVEIDFPAVTVCNANPIRYKLWCKENPSICVRKPGETLKDVRQRQADEYDKLSKEKRIKLGNQFEDFVLYAEFAEIVLTEPFAQFYDYEFTNCFTFNARWGEQWSIKSAVLFNPITGKSSELVICLNIDVDNYSNMTGPPAGYIRMVMHDNDIIPNPTQDAASLEAGAFYSYSIQKVTTYLLESPYQTRCRNYSKEREIRTGAKMSQKNCLLECFKNQTEKQCGCSYRRLSLMYGGQPCEFNSQMYCLGVFEDEVFKACNAECPIGCKKVEFNYINTDKEPLPEDASFYDNMGLGNVFETTEEIKRNMACVRIHHDLTDTRSLKYQPKYVTVEVFSLLGGYSGLWLGFSILHYYGYILAKIMEFIQRRKVFDKREHLRKTRKMKKHYKGSD